The Vespula vulgaris chromosome 2, iyVesVulg1.1, whole genome shotgun sequence genome has a segment encoding these proteins:
- the LOC127072681 gene encoding myosin heavy chain, non-muscle isoform X2 — protein sequence MADIDSRVDRSDPELRFLSVDRNSFNDPATQAEWTQKKLVWVPHETQGFVAAGIKGERGDEVEVEIAETGKRVHVAKDDIQKMNPPKFDKVEDMAELTCLNEASVLHNLKDRYYSGLIYTYSGLFCVVVNPYKRLPIYTEKIMERYKGIKRHEVPPHVFAITDTAYRSMLQDREDQSILCTGESGAGKTENTKKVIQYLAYVAASKPKSNATPSPALIIGELEQQLLQANPILEAFGNAKTVKNDNSSRFGKFIRINFDASGYIAGANIETYLLEKSRAIRQAKDERTFHIFYQLLAGASSEQKKEFILEDPKHYPFLSNGILPVPGVDDSAEFFSTVKSMHIMGMTNEDFSSIFRIVSAVMLFGSMQFRQERNSDQATLPDNTVAQKISHLLGLSVTEMTKAFLKPRIKVGRDFVTKAQTKEQVEFAVEAISKACYERMFRWLVNRINRSLDRTKRQGASFIGILDMAGFEIFELNSFEQLCINYTNEKLQQLFNHTMFILEQEEYQREGIEWKFIDFGLDLQPTIDLIDKPMGIMALLDEECWFPKATDKTFVEKLVGAHSVHPKFMKTDFRGVADFAIIHYAGKVDYSAAKWLMKNMDPLNENVVSLLQASQDPFVCHIWKDAEIVGMAQQALTDTQFGARTRKGMFRTVSQLYKEQLAKLMLTLKNTNPNFVRCIIPNHEKRAGKIDAPLVLDQLRCNGVLEGIRICRQGFPNRIPFQEFRQRYELLTPNVIPKGFMDGKKACEKMIQALELDPNLYRVGQSKIFFRAGVLAHLEEERDYKITDLIVNFQAFCRGFLARRNYQKRLQQLNAIRIIQRNCAAYLKLRNWQWWRLYTKVKPLLEVTKQEEKLTQKEDELKQVRDKLESQLHSAQEYERKYQQAIEEKTMLAEQLQAEVELCAEAEEMRARLAARKQELEEILHDLEARIEEEEERSAALTQEKKKLQLNISDLEEQLEEEEAARQKLQLEKVQCDAKIKKLEEDLALSDDTNQKLLKEKKILEERANDLSQTLAEEEEKAKHLSKLKAKHEATIADLEERLLKDHQQRQEVDRSKRKVETEVSDLKEQLSERKTQVEELQLQLGKREEELNQVMAKMDEEGAAKAQAQKALRELESQLAELQEDLEAEKAARSKAEKMKRDLNEELEALKNELLDSLDTTAAQQELRSKREQELATLKKNLEEETSVHEATLSDMRHKHTQELTALNEQMDALKKTKAALEKAKGSLEAENADLATELRSISASRQESDRRRKQAEQQLADVSAKLGEVERNKQELAEKVTKLQQEAESVMQQLEAAELKASAALKASATCESQFTELQQQLEEETRQKLALSSKLRALESEKESLHEQLEEEEEAKRGLEKQVLNLNAQLAEAKKRAEEEAEAAAALEESRKRCTKDIEALQRQVEELQAANDKLDKSKKKIQAELEDSIIELEVQRAKVLELEKKQKNFDKVLAEEKAVSEQYAEQRDNAEREAREKETRVLSLTRELDELNEKVEELERGRRGLQSELDELVNNQGTADKNVHELEKAKRALESQLAEQRSQVEELEDELQFTEDAKLRLEVNMQALRAQFERDLQAKEEQAEEKRRGLVKQLRDLEAELEDERKQRAAAIAQRKKMESDYKDMEQQLEIHNKVKEDALKQVKKLQVQVKDCTREIEEFRAARDELAAGAKESERKVKSLEADLMQLSEDFANSERARRAAENERDELQEEVNNNANKGTLMLDEKRRLEARIATLEEELEEEQSISEVAVDRARKGQITIEQLSTDLATERSTTQKLESHRMLLERQNKELKAKLAELETAQRAKTKATIQQLESKINNLDEQLETEAKERFAQQKINRKLEKKLKEMSIQLEDERRNADQYKEQVEKVNARMKTLKRQLDEAEEEISRHKAMKRKAQREMDDMLESQEELTREVANLKNKLRRGGPAISLSSTRLKRGSVQTGGSGDDSTTQDESIDGEENTN from the exons acGTATTCCGGACTATTCTGCGTCGTGGTAAATCCCTATAAGAGATTGCCGATTTATACggaaaaaataatggaaaggTATAAGGGTATAAAAAGACACGAAGTACCACCCCACGTTTTCGCCATTACCGATACGGCCTATCGTTCGATGTTACAAG ATCGCGAGGATCAGTCCATTTTGTGTACTGGCGAGTCCGGAGCAGGAAAGACCGAGAACACGAAGAAGGTCATTCAATATCTGGCGTATGTTGCTGCTTCGAAACCCAAGTCCAATGCG ACCCCAAGCCCGGCGTTAATCATA ggCGAACTCGAACAACAGCTCCTTCAAGCAAATCCAATTTTAGAAGCGTTCGGAAACGCAAAGACTGTGAAGAACGACAACTCGTCTCGTTTC GGCAAATTTATTAGGATAAATTTCGATGCCTCCGGTTATATCGCAGGTGCAAATATCGAGACGTATCTTTTAGAGAAGTCAAGAGCGATCAGACAAGCCAAGGATGAAAGAACTTTCCACATATTTTACCAGTTGCTTGCTGGTGCCTCATCAGAACAAAAAA AGGAATTTATATTGGAGGACCCTAAGCACTATCCGTTTTTATCTAATGGCATTCTGCCTGTACCAGGAGTCGACGATTCCGCTGAATTCTTCTCAACGGTGAAGTCGATGCACATCATGGGTatgactaacgaagatttctCATCGATCTTCCGCATTGTTTCTGCGGTGATGCTATTCGGTTCCATGCAGTTCCGGCAAGAACGTAATTCCGATCAGGCGACTTTACCTGACAATACAGTAGCACAAAAGATATCTCATCTGTTAGGTCTCAGTGTAACAGAAATGACGAAAGCTTTCTTAAAACCTCGAATCAAAGTCGGTAGGGACTTTGTAACTAAAGCGCAGACAAAGGAACAGGTAGAATTTGCGGTGGAAGCTATATCAAAGGCATGCTACGAACGAATGTTCCGTTGGTTAGTTAACAGGATCAACAGATCTTTGGATCGAACGAAAAGACAAGGTGCCAGTTTTATAGGTATCTTAGATATGGCCGGTTTCGAGATATTCGAATTGAATTCCTTTGAACAGCTATGCATTAATTACACGAACGAAAAGTTACAACAGTTATTCAATCACACCATGTTCATTCTCGAGCAAGAGGAGTATCAGCGAGAAGGTATCGAATGGAAATTTATCGACTTTGGACTCGATCTTCAACctacgatcgatttaatcgacAAACCGATGGGTATCATGGCTTTATTGGACGAGGAATGTTGGTTCCCCAAAGCAACCGACAAAACTTTCGTCGAGAAACTTGTCGGTGCGCACAGCGTGCATCCGAAATTTATGAAAACAGACTTCCGAGGAGTCGCTGACTTTGCTATCATACATTATGCCGGTAAAGTGGATTATTCGGCGGCCAAATGGCTGATGAAAAACATGGATCCCTTGAACGAGAACGTGGTGAGCCTTTTACAGGCATCGCAGGATCCGTTCGTCTGCCATATTTGGAAAGACGCTGAAATCGTAGGAATGGCGCAACAAGCGCTGACGGATACGCAGTTTGGTGCAAGGACTAGAAAAGGCATGTTTAGAACGGTATCTCAACTGTATAAAGAGCAATTGGCTAAATTAATGTTGACCCTGAAAAATACCAATCCAAACTTTGTCAGGTGTATTATTCCAAATCATGAGAAAAGAGCTGGTAAAATTGACGCTCCTTTAGTATTGGATCAATTACGATGTAACGGTGTGTTAGAGGGAATACGTATCTGCAGACAAGGTTTCCCAAATAGAATTCCATTCCAGGAATTTAGACAGCGTTACGAGTTACTCACCCCGAACGTCATCCCGAAAGGTTTTATGGACGGGAAGAAGGCTTGCGAGAAAATG ATACAAGCATTAGAGTTGGATCCAAACCTGTATCGAGTTGGTCAATCAAAGATTTTCTTCCGTGCCGGTGTTTTGGCCCATctggaagaggaaagagattaCAAGATAACCGATTTGATCGTAAACTTCCAAGCATTCTGTCGTGGTTTCTTGGCACGTCGCAATTATCAGAAACGTTTGCAACAACTGAACGCCATTCGTATTATACAAAGGAACTGTGCAGCTTACCTGAAGCTTCGCAATTGGCAATGGTGGAGACTTTACACCAAAGTGAAGCCTTTGTTGGAGGTGACGAAACAAGAGGAGAAACTCACCCAAAAGGAGGACGAATTGAAGCAAGTTCGAGATAAACTCGAGTCACAGTTACACTCCGCCCAAGAATATGAACGTAAGTATCAACAAGCCATCGAAGAGAAGACGATGTTAGCCGAACAGTTGCAAGCCGAGGTAGAACTTTGCGCCGAGGCGGAAGAGATGCGAGCAAGGTTGGCTGCGCGTAAGCAAGAGTTAGAAGAGATATTGCACGATTTGGAAGCGCGCatcgaagaggaggaagagaggagcgCAGCGCTGAcacaagagaagaagaaactgcAATTGAACATCAGCGATTTGGAAGAGCAattggaagaggaggaggctGCTAGACAGAAGCTGCAGCTTGAAAAGGTTCAATGCGATGCAAAAATTAAGAAACTCGAGGAGGACCTTGCACTTTCGGACGATACCAACCAGAAGCTActcaaagagaagaaaatcctCGAGGAACGCGCGAACGACTTGTCGCAAACATTggccgaagaagaagagaaagcaaaGCATTTATCGAAGTTAAAAGCGAAACACGAAGCGACCATAGCGGACCTCGAAGAGAGATTGCTTAAGGATCATCAACAACGACAGGAAGTAGAtagatcgaagagaaaagtggAAACCGAAGTTTCGGATTTAAAGGAACAACTTTCTGAAAGAAAAACGCAGGTCGAAGAATTGCAACTGCAGTTGGGAAAACGCGAAGAGGAACTGAATCAAGTGATGGCAAAGATGGACGAGGAGGGTGCGGCGAAGGCGCAAGCACAAAAGGCGTTAAGAGAATTGGAATCGCAATTAGCCGAATTACAGGAAGATTTGGAAGCAGAAAAAGCGGCACGTAGTAAGGCAGAGAAAATGAAGCGAGATTTGAACGAGGAATTGGAAGCTTTGAAGAACGAATTGCTGGATTCGTTGGACACTACCGCCGCTCAGCAAGAATTGAGAAGTAAACGCGAACAAGAATTGGCTACTTTGAAGAAGAATCTTGAGGAAGAAACGTCGGTGCACGAAGCTACGTTATCCGATATGCGACACAAACATACGCAAGAGTTAACAGCCTTGAACGAACAAATGGATGCCTTGAAGAAAACTAAAGCTGCTTTGGAAAAAGCGAAGGGCTCTCTCGAGGCTGAAAATGCAGATTTGGCCACCGAATTGAGATCGATCAGCGCGAGCAGACAAGAATCCGATCGTCGCCGTAAACAGGCAGAGCAACAGTTAGCCGATGTCAGCGCCAAATTAGGCGAAGTCGAAAGAAACAAGCAGGAGTTGGCAGAAAAGGTAACGAAACTTCAGCAAGAGGCTGAAAGCGTGATGCAGCAATTAGAAGCAGCGGAACTGAAGGCTTCGGCTGCTTTGAAAGCATCGGCAACGTGCGAGTCCCAGTTCACGGAACTTCAACAACAATTAGAGGAAGAGACCAGACAAAAGCTCGCATTAAGTTCGAAACTTCGCGCGTTGGAAAGCGAGAAGGAAAGTCTACACGAGCAattggaggaggaagaggaggcaAAACGTGGCTTGGAAAAACAAGTTTTGAATTTGAACGCTCAATTGGCAGAAGCGAAGAAACGTGCCGAGGAAGAGGCAGAAGCGGCGGCAGCGTTGGAAGAAAGTAGGAAACGTTGCACGAAAGATATCGAGGCGCTTCAAAGGCAAGTCGAGGAATTGCAAGCGGCTAATGACAAGTTGGAtaagtcgaagaagaagatacaaGCCGAATTGGAAGACAGCATTATCGAATTGGAAGTGCAACGAGCCAAGGTGCTGGAGttggaaaagaaacagaagaactTTGACAAGGTGCTCGCAGAGGAGAAGGCCGTGTCGGAACAATATGCGGAACAGAGAGACAACGCGGAAAGGGAAGCACGTGAGAAGGAAACTAGAGTCCTTTCATTGACCCGAGAATTAGACGAACTTAACGAGAAGGTCGAAGAGTTGGAAAGAGGTCGTCGTGGGCTCCAATCTGAATTGGATGAGTTGGTGAATAATCAAGGTACAGCTGACAAAAACGTACACGAGTTGGAAAAAGCTAAACGCGCTTTAGAGTCGCAATTGGCCGAACAAAGGTCTCAAGTGGAAGAATTGGAAGACGAATTGCAATTTACGGAAGATGCAAAATTGAGATTGGAAGTGAACATGCAAGCTTTGCGTGCGCAGTTCGAGAGAGATCTTCAAGCAAAGGAGGAACAAGCGGAAGAAAAACGCCGAGGATTGGTCAAGCAATTGCGTGATCTTGAAGCCGAATTGGAGGATGAGAGAAAACAACGGGCGGCTGCGATAGCTCAACGTAAAAAGATGGAAAGCGATTACAAGGACATGGAGCAACAATTGGAGATTCATAACAAAGTGAAAGAGGACGCGTTGAAGCAAGTGAAAAAATTACAAGTACAAGTAAAGGATTGTACCAGGGAAATAGAGGAATTCAGAGCGGCTAGGGACGAATTGGCGGCTGGTGCGAAAGAATCGGAAAGGAAAGTAAAGAGTCTTGAAGCGGATTTGATGCAACTGTCGGAAGACTTTGCTAACAGCGAACGCGCTAGACGAGCAGctgaaaacgagagagacgaACTTCAAGAGGAAGTCAACAACAATGCCAATAAGGGAACTTTAATGCTCGATGAGAAGCGTAGACTCGAAGCAAGAATCGCTACTTTGGAGGAAGAGTTGGAAGAGGAACAATCTATTTCCGAGGTCGCTGTGGATCGCGCAAGAAAGGGACAGATCACAATAGAACAATTGTCGACTGATTTGGCTACCGAACGATCTACGACACAGAAACTCGAATCTCACAGAATGTTGTTGGAGAGACAAAACAAGGAATTGAAGGCGAAACTTGCCGAATTAGAAACTGCTCAACGTGCCAAGACAAAAGCTACGATACAGCAATTAGAatcgaagataaataatttggaCGAACAACTGGAGACGGAAGCAAAGGAGAGGTTCGCTCAACAAAAGATCAATCGCaaattggaaaagaaattgaaagaaatgagTATACAATTGGAAGATGAGAGGAGAAACGCCGATCAATACAAGGAGCAAGTGGAGAAAGTAAATGCTAGAATGAAGACATTGAAGAGACAGTTAGACGAAGCGGAAGAAGAAATCAGTAGACACAAAGCCATGAAGCGAAAAGCTCAAAGAGAGATGGATGATATGCTGGAATCTCAAGAGGAACTTACGCGCGAAGTAGCAAATCTGAAGAACAAATTGAG GCGTGGTGGACCTGCTATAAGTTTGAGCTCTACGAGGCTAAAACGTGGATCTGTGCAAACTGGAGGGTCCGGCGATGATTCGACAACGCAAGACGAAAGTATCGATGGCGAAGAAAATACTAATTGA
- the LOC127072681 gene encoding myosin heavy chain, non-muscle isoform X3 translates to MADIDSRVDRSDPELRFLSVDRNSFNDPATQAEWTQKKLVWVPHETQGFVAAGIKGERGDEVEVEIAETGKRVHVAKDDIQKMNPPKFDKVEDMAELTCLNEASVLHNLKDRYYSGLIYTYSGLFCVVVNPYKRLPIYTEKIMERYKGIKRHEVPPHVFAITDTAYRSMLQDREDQSILCTGESGAGKTENTKKVIQYLAYVAASKPKSNAGELEQQLLQANPILEAFGNAKTVKNDNSSRFGKFIRINFDASGYIAGANIETYLLEKSRAIRQAKDERTFHIFYQLLAGASSEQKKEFILEDPKHYPFLSNGILPVPGVDDSAEFFSTVKSMHIMGMTNEDFSSIFRIVSAVMLFGSMQFRQERNSDQATLPDNTVAQKISHLLGLSVTEMTKAFLKPRIKVGRDFVTKAQTKEQVEFAVEAISKACYERMFRWLVNRINRSLDRTKRQGASFIGILDMAGFEIFELNSFEQLCINYTNEKLQQLFNHTMFILEQEEYQREGIEWKFIDFGLDLQPTIDLIDKPMGIMALLDEECWFPKATDKTFVEKLVGAHSVHPKFMKTDFRGVADFAIIHYAGKVDYSAAKWLMKNMDPLNENVVSLLQASQDPFVCHIWKDAEIVGMAQQALTDTQFGARTRKGMFRTVSQLYKEQLAKLMLTLKNTNPNFVRCIIPNHEKRAGKIDAPLVLDQLRCNGVLEGIRICRQGFPNRIPFQEFRQRYELLTPNVIPKGFMDGKKACEKMIQALELDPNLYRVGQSKIFFRAGVLAHLEEERDYKITDLIVNFQAFCRGFLARRNYQKRLQQLNAIRIIQRNCAAYLKLRNWQWWRLYTKVKPLLEVTKQEEKLTQKEDELKQVRDKLESQLHSAQEYERKYQQAIEEKTMLAEQLQAEVELCAEAEEMRARLAARKQELEEILHDLEARIEEEEERSAALTQEKKKLQLNISDLEEQLEEEEAARQKLQLEKVQCDAKIKKLEEDLALSDDTNQKLLKEKKILEERANDLSQTLAEEEEKAKHLSKLKAKHEATIADLEERLLKDHQQRQEVDRSKRKVETEVSDLKEQLSERKTQVEELQLQLGKREEELNQVMAKMDEEGAAKAQAQKALRELESQLAELQEDLEAEKAARSKAEKMKRDLNEELEALKNELLDSLDTTAAQQELRSKREQELATLKKNLEEETSVHEATLSDMRHKHTQELTALNEQMDALKKTKAALEKAKGSLEAENADLATELRSISASRQESDRRRKQAEQQLADVSAKLGEVERNKQELAEKVTKLQQEAESVMQQLEAAELKASAALKASATCESQFTELQQQLEEETRQKLALSSKLRALESEKESLHEQLEEEEEAKRGLEKQVLNLNAQLAEAKKRAEEEAEAAAALEESRKRCTKDIEALQRQVEELQAANDKLDKSKKKIQAELEDSIIELEVQRAKVLELEKKQKNFDKVLAEEKAVSEQYAEQRDNAEREAREKETRVLSLTRELDELNEKVEELERGRRGLQSELDELVNNQGTADKNVHELEKAKRALESQLAEQRSQVEELEDELQFTEDAKLRLEVNMQALRAQFERDLQAKEEQAEEKRRGLVKQLRDLEAELEDERKQRAAAIAQRKKMESDYKDMEQQLEIHNKVKEDALKQVKKLQVQVKDCTREIEEFRAARDELAAGAKESERKVKSLEADLMQLSEDFANSERARRAAENERDELQEEVNNNANKGTLMLDEKRRLEARIATLEEELEEEQSISEVAVDRARKGQITIEQLSTDLATERSTTQKLESHRMLLERQNKELKAKLAELETAQRAKTKATIQQLESKINNLDEQLETEAKERFAQQKINRKLEKKLKEMSIQLEDERRNADQYKEQVEKVNARMKTLKRQLDEAEEEISRHKAMKRKAQREMDDMLESQEELTREVANLKNKLRRGGPAISLSSTRLKRGSVQTGGSGDDSTTQDESIDGEENTN, encoded by the exons acGTATTCCGGACTATTCTGCGTCGTGGTAAATCCCTATAAGAGATTGCCGATTTATACggaaaaaataatggaaaggTATAAGGGTATAAAAAGACACGAAGTACCACCCCACGTTTTCGCCATTACCGATACGGCCTATCGTTCGATGTTACAAG ATCGCGAGGATCAGTCCATTTTGTGTACTGGCGAGTCCGGAGCAGGAAAGACCGAGAACACGAAGAAGGTCATTCAATATCTGGCGTATGTTGCTGCTTCGAAACCCAAGTCCAATGCG ggCGAACTCGAACAACAGCTCCTTCAAGCAAATCCAATTTTAGAAGCGTTCGGAAACGCAAAGACTGTGAAGAACGACAACTCGTCTCGTTTC GGCAAATTTATTAGGATAAATTTCGATGCCTCCGGTTATATCGCAGGTGCAAATATCGAGACGTATCTTTTAGAGAAGTCAAGAGCGATCAGACAAGCCAAGGATGAAAGAACTTTCCACATATTTTACCAGTTGCTTGCTGGTGCCTCATCAGAACAAAAAA AGGAATTTATATTGGAGGACCCTAAGCACTATCCGTTTTTATCTAATGGCATTCTGCCTGTACCAGGAGTCGACGATTCCGCTGAATTCTTCTCAACGGTGAAGTCGATGCACATCATGGGTatgactaacgaagatttctCATCGATCTTCCGCATTGTTTCTGCGGTGATGCTATTCGGTTCCATGCAGTTCCGGCAAGAACGTAATTCCGATCAGGCGACTTTACCTGACAATACAGTAGCACAAAAGATATCTCATCTGTTAGGTCTCAGTGTAACAGAAATGACGAAAGCTTTCTTAAAACCTCGAATCAAAGTCGGTAGGGACTTTGTAACTAAAGCGCAGACAAAGGAACAGGTAGAATTTGCGGTGGAAGCTATATCAAAGGCATGCTACGAACGAATGTTCCGTTGGTTAGTTAACAGGATCAACAGATCTTTGGATCGAACGAAAAGACAAGGTGCCAGTTTTATAGGTATCTTAGATATGGCCGGTTTCGAGATATTCGAATTGAATTCCTTTGAACAGCTATGCATTAATTACACGAACGAAAAGTTACAACAGTTATTCAATCACACCATGTTCATTCTCGAGCAAGAGGAGTATCAGCGAGAAGGTATCGAATGGAAATTTATCGACTTTGGACTCGATCTTCAACctacgatcgatttaatcgacAAACCGATGGGTATCATGGCTTTATTGGACGAGGAATGTTGGTTCCCCAAAGCAACCGACAAAACTTTCGTCGAGAAACTTGTCGGTGCGCACAGCGTGCATCCGAAATTTATGAAAACAGACTTCCGAGGAGTCGCTGACTTTGCTATCATACATTATGCCGGTAAAGTGGATTATTCGGCGGCCAAATGGCTGATGAAAAACATGGATCCCTTGAACGAGAACGTGGTGAGCCTTTTACAGGCATCGCAGGATCCGTTCGTCTGCCATATTTGGAAAGACGCTGAAATCGTAGGAATGGCGCAACAAGCGCTGACGGATACGCAGTTTGGTGCAAGGACTAGAAAAGGCATGTTTAGAACGGTATCTCAACTGTATAAAGAGCAATTGGCTAAATTAATGTTGACCCTGAAAAATACCAATCCAAACTTTGTCAGGTGTATTATTCCAAATCATGAGAAAAGAGCTGGTAAAATTGACGCTCCTTTAGTATTGGATCAATTACGATGTAACGGTGTGTTAGAGGGAATACGTATCTGCAGACAAGGTTTCCCAAATAGAATTCCATTCCAGGAATTTAGACAGCGTTACGAGTTACTCACCCCGAACGTCATCCCGAAAGGTTTTATGGACGGGAAGAAGGCTTGCGAGAAAATG ATACAAGCATTAGAGTTGGATCCAAACCTGTATCGAGTTGGTCAATCAAAGATTTTCTTCCGTGCCGGTGTTTTGGCCCATctggaagaggaaagagattaCAAGATAACCGATTTGATCGTAAACTTCCAAGCATTCTGTCGTGGTTTCTTGGCACGTCGCAATTATCAGAAACGTTTGCAACAACTGAACGCCATTCGTATTATACAAAGGAACTGTGCAGCTTACCTGAAGCTTCGCAATTGGCAATGGTGGAGACTTTACACCAAAGTGAAGCCTTTGTTGGAGGTGACGAAACAAGAGGAGAAACTCACCCAAAAGGAGGACGAATTGAAGCAAGTTCGAGATAAACTCGAGTCACAGTTACACTCCGCCCAAGAATATGAACGTAAGTATCAACAAGCCATCGAAGAGAAGACGATGTTAGCCGAACAGTTGCAAGCCGAGGTAGAACTTTGCGCCGAGGCGGAAGAGATGCGAGCAAGGTTGGCTGCGCGTAAGCAAGAGTTAGAAGAGATATTGCACGATTTGGAAGCGCGCatcgaagaggaggaagagaggagcgCAGCGCTGAcacaagagaagaagaaactgcAATTGAACATCAGCGATTTGGAAGAGCAattggaagaggaggaggctGCTAGACAGAAGCTGCAGCTTGAAAAGGTTCAATGCGATGCAAAAATTAAGAAACTCGAGGAGGACCTTGCACTTTCGGACGATACCAACCAGAAGCTActcaaagagaagaaaatcctCGAGGAACGCGCGAACGACTTGTCGCAAACATTggccgaagaagaagagaaagcaaaGCATTTATCGAAGTTAAAAGCGAAACACGAAGCGACCATAGCGGACCTCGAAGAGAGATTGCTTAAGGATCATCAACAACGACAGGAAGTAGAtagatcgaagagaaaagtggAAACCGAAGTTTCGGATTTAAAGGAACAACTTTCTGAAAGAAAAACGCAGGTCGAAGAATTGCAACTGCAGTTGGGAAAACGCGAAGAGGAACTGAATCAAGTGATGGCAAAGATGGACGAGGAGGGTGCGGCGAAGGCGCAAGCACAAAAGGCGTTAAGAGAATTGGAATCGCAATTAGCCGAATTACAGGAAGATTTGGAAGCAGAAAAAGCGGCACGTAGTAAGGCAGAGAAAATGAAGCGAGATTTGAACGAGGAATTGGAAGCTTTGAAGAACGAATTGCTGGATTCGTTGGACACTACCGCCGCTCAGCAAGAATTGAGAAGTAAACGCGAACAAGAATTGGCTACTTTGAAGAAGAATCTTGAGGAAGAAACGTCGGTGCACGAAGCTACGTTATCCGATATGCGACACAAACATACGCAAGAGTTAACAGCCTTGAACGAACAAATGGATGCCTTGAAGAAAACTAAAGCTGCTTTGGAAAAAGCGAAGGGCTCTCTCGAGGCTGAAAATGCAGATTTGGCCACCGAATTGAGATCGATCAGCGCGAGCAGACAAGAATCCGATCGTCGCCGTAAACAGGCAGAGCAACAGTTAGCCGATGTCAGCGCCAAATTAGGCGAAGTCGAAAGAAACAAGCAGGAGTTGGCAGAAAAGGTAACGAAACTTCAGCAAGAGGCTGAAAGCGTGATGCAGCAATTAGAAGCAGCGGAACTGAAGGCTTCGGCTGCTTTGAAAGCATCGGCAACGTGCGAGTCCCAGTTCACGGAACTTCAACAACAATTAGAGGAAGAGACCAGACAAAAGCTCGCATTAAGTTCGAAACTTCGCGCGTTGGAAAGCGAGAAGGAAAGTCTACACGAGCAattggaggaggaagaggaggcaAAACGTGGCTTGGAAAAACAAGTTTTGAATTTGAACGCTCAATTGGCAGAAGCGAAGAAACGTGCCGAGGAAGAGGCAGAAGCGGCGGCAGCGTTGGAAGAAAGTAGGAAACGTTGCACGAAAGATATCGAGGCGCTTCAAAGGCAAGTCGAGGAATTGCAAGCGGCTAATGACAAGTTGGAtaagtcgaagaagaagatacaaGCCGAATTGGAAGACAGCATTATCGAATTGGAAGTGCAACGAGCCAAGGTGCTGGAGttggaaaagaaacagaagaactTTGACAAGGTGCTCGCAGAGGAGAAGGCCGTGTCGGAACAATATGCGGAACAGAGAGACAACGCGGAAAGGGAAGCACGTGAGAAGGAAACTAGAGTCCTTTCATTGACCCGAGAATTAGACGAACTTAACGAGAAGGTCGAAGAGTTGGAAAGAGGTCGTCGTGGGCTCCAATCTGAATTGGATGAGTTGGTGAATAATCAAGGTACAGCTGACAAAAACGTACACGAGTTGGAAAAAGCTAAACGCGCTTTAGAGTCGCAATTGGCCGAACAAAGGTCTCAAGTGGAAGAATTGGAAGACGAATTGCAATTTACGGAAGATGCAAAATTGAGATTGGAAGTGAACATGCAAGCTTTGCGTGCGCAGTTCGAGAGAGATCTTCAAGCAAAGGAGGAACAAGCGGAAGAAAAACGCCGAGGATTGGTCAAGCAATTGCGTGATCTTGAAGCCGAATTGGAGGATGAGAGAAAACAACGGGCGGCTGCGATAGCTCAACGTAAAAAGATGGAAAGCGATTACAAGGACATGGAGCAACAATTGGAGATTCATAACAAAGTGAAAGAGGACGCGTTGAAGCAAGTGAAAAAATTACAAGTACAAGTAAAGGATTGTACCAGGGAAATAGAGGAATTCAGAGCGGCTAGGGACGAATTGGCGGCTGGTGCGAAAGAATCGGAAAGGAAAGTAAAGAGTCTTGAAGCGGATTTGATGCAACTGTCGGAAGACTTTGCTAACAGCGAACGCGCTAGACGAGCAGctgaaaacgagagagacgaACTTCAAGAGGAAGTCAACAACAATGCCAATAAGGGAACTTTAATGCTCGATGAGAAGCGTAGACTCGAAGCAAGAATCGCTACTTTGGAGGAAGAGTTGGAAGAGGAACAATCTATTTCCGAGGTCGCTGTGGATCGCGCAAGAAAGGGACAGATCACAATAGAACAATTGTCGACTGATTTGGCTACCGAACGATCTACGACACAGAAACTCGAATCTCACAGAATGTTGTTGGAGAGACAAAACAAGGAATTGAAGGCGAAACTTGCCGAATTAGAAACTGCTCAACGTGCCAAGACAAAAGCTACGATACAGCAATTAGAatcgaagataaataatttggaCGAACAACTGGAGACGGAAGCAAAGGAGAGGTTCGCTCAACAAAAGATCAATCGCaaattggaaaagaaattgaaagaaatgagTATACAATTGGAAGATGAGAGGAGAAACGCCGATCAATACAAGGAGCAAGTGGAGAAAGTAAATGCTAGAATGAAGACATTGAAGAGACAGTTAGACGAAGCGGAAGAAGAAATCAGTAGACACAAAGCCATGAAGCGAAAAGCTCAAAGAGAGATGGATGATATGCTGGAATCTCAAGAGGAACTTACGCGCGAAGTAGCAAATCTGAAGAACAAATTGAG GCGTGGTGGACCTGCTATAAGTTTGAGCTCTACGAGGCTAAAACGTGGATCTGTGCAAACTGGAGGGTCCGGCGATGATTCGACAACGCAAGACGAAAGTATCGATGGCGAAGAAAATACTAATTGA